The Theropithecus gelada isolate Dixy chromosome 3, Tgel_1.0, whole genome shotgun sequence genomic sequence AGGAGCTGGGCGGTGGCATTGGTGTGGTGTGGAGGGGACAGCAGGTGAGGAGGCCGCTCTGATGGGGAGTGAGCCTGGGTGTGGGACCCTTGGGGATCCTGGAAACACTGGCCCCAAAGGAAACCCCCAAAGAGTGGCCAGCTTGGGCCCCAGATCCCATAGTGTGGGATCCCTAGGTCATGTACCCTTTGGCCTCTTTCCCTCTGACCTCTGCTGCTCCTGGCTAGACCTGGGGCCACAGAAAAGGTGTTGCATTACCCTTCACAAGCACAAACAGAAGGCGCTggccatttaaataaaattccaggGCTCCCGGGGAGAGGgaggccccaccccaccccaccccacccaggagCTGGTTGACCACAGTGACACTCAGCTTCAGCTGTGCCTGCTGAGGGCCCTGCACAGAGGCCAATCTGGGCCCTGTCCCCAGGGTTCCTCAAACTCACCAGGGACAGGGAGGCATGGGGGCACCAGGCCCCTCCTGCCAAGGAGTCCTCTGGTCAGATGTGCCACCAGAGACATCACCACCTGAATCCTGGATTTGCAGCAGGGTCACCCCGAGACCTTCCTGGAGGTGCAGATCCAGGAGGCCTGGGCTGCAGGGATGGAAGCCTGGAACTCAGCACCACTAGAAATGCTCCCACGACGTGGCTAGGGTTGCCAAAGCCAGGGCTGTGTTTGCACAGAGGGccagagaaagaatgaaatagaacACTAGGCCAGGAGAGGAGCACGCAGACGCAGGGAAGGCCAGTTTATTCATTGTGTGAGGCACGTGGTGGGCAAGGGCGGCTGATGGCTTGGAGGAGAAGGGCAGGGGGTCCAGGGACCTCCTGTGGCTGTGGGTGACTATTCTGCCAGGGAACACGTGGGGCCCCTCAATAATAGGAGAGGGCTGTCTCGTGGTCGCCTGGGCCTGGCTTGGAGGTAGTGGATGGGTAAGCCATGGCTGTGGGGTGTGAGGTCAGCCAACTTGCACACTGCAGTGTGTACCAGTGTGGTGTGTACCAGTGCAGTGCGTACCAGTGTGGTGTGTACTAGTGCGGCATGTACTAGTGCGTGTGCTGAGAGGTCACCAGTGGGAGAGGTTGGGGGGAACCTGAGCCTGGCTCGTCCTAGGGGACTTGCCCATCAGTAGCTGGGCTTCTGGCCTGAGCAGAGGCCTCAGCAGGCCAGGCGGAGCACACAGGGCGGCAGAGGCAGGACATGCAGGAGGCCAGGCAGCAGTGGCTGGGCTGGCAGGAGAAGGTGGGCACACAACAGGAGGGGACGGGCATGCAGCAGCTGGGCCTGCACACAGGGCGGCAGAGGAGGGACACGGAGGAGGAGGGTCTGCAGCATGAGGTGGTGCAGCAAGCTGGCTGGTAGGTAGACTGCTGGCAGCACAGAGAGGAAGCCCCAGAGCATATAGGCACACACCAGACGGGCTTGCAGCAGACGGGCACGCAGCAGCTCTGCTGGCAGGGGGAGGAGGTGCAGCAAGCCGGCTGGCAGCTAGACTGCTGGCAGCATGAAGTGGAAGCCCCAGAGCAGACaggcacacagcagagggacttGCAGCAGACAGGCTTGGAGCAGATGGGCACACAGCAGGCCTGCTGACATGGGGAGGAGGTGCAGCAGGCTGGCTGGCAGCTAGACTGCTGGCAGCATGAAGAGGAATCCTCAGAGCAGGTGGGCACACAGCACACAGACTTGCAGCAGATGGGCACGCAGCAGGCCTGCTGGCAAGGGGAGGAGGTGCAGCAAGCCGACTGGCAGCTAGACTGCTGGCAGCACGAGGATGTGCAGGAGCTGGTGCAGCCTGATTGGCAGGGGCTGGGCTCACAGGCCGCCTGGCAGCAGGGGCTGGACACACAGCTCACTGGGGTGTAGACCAGGGTCAGGCAGGAGGCCGGGGCACAGCAGCTGGGGGCACAGCAGGGAGGCTCGCAGCAGCTCTCTGGGCAGTCGTCCACCTGCCAAGAGTCAGACCAAGAGTCACAGGAACCAGGAAAGCAGACGTGGCTGCCATAGCTCAGGTCACTGGAGCAGATGGACATGGTGGACATGGCCATGCTGGGAGTTGAGCTGGGGGAGATGGAAGAGAGTGGGTGAGGGTGTaggggggagtgggggagggagtaGGTGAGGGAGTAGGGGGGAGTaggggagggatgggggaggaagTGACAGAGGGAGTTGGGGGAGtggggggagaaggggaggaaatgggggaggggtgggtgaaggagtggggggtggggggagtggagGGAGTGGGTGAGGGAGTGGGGGTAGTGGGTGAGCGAGTgggggggagaaggggagggagtgggggagaaggggagggagtggTGGAGTGGGTGAGGAAGTGGGGGGAgcgggggagggagtggggggagTGGGTGAGGGAATGGGGGGAAGTGGAGAGGGGAGTGGATGAGGGagtggggggaaggggagggagtaGGGGAGGGGTAAGTGGGGAGTGCAGGGGGGAGTGGGTGAGggcggggagtgggggagggagtcGGGGAGGGAGTGCAAGGCGCTCGGGGCTGGGAGCTTTTATATCCCTATGTGTTGGGTGTTGTCTTAGCAAGAGGCTTCTCAGTGTTCCTCTTTCCTTGTTGGTGTTTGGAGCCGGCTCTTGGGAACCTCTCATCAGGGCTGGTTTATTTTCCCCGGAGAGGCTCCCCCGTCATAAAAACCCTGGCTGCGCTGGGTCTGGGCTGGCAGGTCCTGACTGGGCCTTCTTAGTGGGTAGGGAAGATCATGCTCCAGAGTGTGAACACTTGGGTGCCGGGCTCTCATCTTGGGGGACCCAGTGACAGGGTGACTTGGACTCTGAGCTCACGGAATGGCTCATGCTTGAGCCCCGCTGTGGGGCCTGGAGCCCTTTCCATTTGTGTTTGTCACCAGGTCTCTGCAGGTGAAGGGAGGGTGGTGATTCCAGGCCTGGCTCTGCCCGTGACTGCGGCCCACTGTTACCGCCTCAGGCTGCGCCCTGGATGTCTGTGTGCTGCCTGGGGTGCCAGCAGCCCACGCGATTTTTCTGCCAGTTGAGACACGTGGGCTCCAGGTCGTGGGATTGTGTTTGTGGGCAGGGGACCAGGTGGGCTGGCATCCGGCTCAGCAGCGGCCGCCACACGGAGGTGTGAGTCCCTTCCAGCCATACCTACTCATAGCGCCTGTGGTGCGGGCCCAGCAGGGGCTCAGCCAGGTGTGTGGCCGCACTGCACATCGCAGGCTGGGGGCTCTGGAGGCCTCGTGGGCTTGGCTTTAGCCTCTGCTGCCCGCCGAGGAGGTGGTTGGCGCTGCTTCTGCATCTTCTTCTGCCACATTGTGCGTGAGCACAGACCCTCATGCCCAGTGCACCTTTCCTGGGGGCCAAGCCGAGGCGTCTGTCCATGGGCCCGTGGACAACCCCTGGGCTGCTCACTGGTGGTCAGAAGACAGTGACTGATGCTCTGCCAGAAATGAAAGTTGTGGTGTCCACTCTCAAGGAGGCAGTGGgcaggcaccactgcactcaggctgCCCAGGCCCTGGGCTAGCAGGACAGAGACAGCCACCTGTGGGCAGGCAGGGAGCGAGGAGACTGCACTGCAGCAggcagcaggtgcctgtgggGCACACAGGGGCAGCTGGAACACCACAGCCACTGGAGggtgggagcccgaggcagggaGGCCCTGCAAGGAGACGAGGCAGTCAGGTCCTTGAAGACTGAGAGCACCTTCGTCTGCCAGGGATTGAAGGGGCTAGACCTGACCCATTAGAAGGCTGGGGCTCTATTTCGCGATTGCTATTTCATTATTACTGTCGTCTGAAAGACGTTTTAAACCAGAATACCCGGAAATTGTGCAAGTTACGTCGATCATACAATGCTTCACATACATTTGCAGAGTTTCTTGTGGCTGCTTTAATAAATCATCGCTAACTTGAtggtttaaaaaacagaaatgtattctgttaTTCTGGAGGCCAGATGCCTGGGAGCAGTGTTACTGAGAGAGAGCGAGGAGTCCGCAGAGCTGTGCTCCCcgccagaggctcagggaggccCCTTTGTtcctcttccagcttttgctcagtGGGGTGGATGGTGGCCTCTGCCCGCATTGCTTCAGTCTCCGCCCCTGTGCTCACACGGACACCGCATCTCCCGGGTggtttctctgcctccctctcataGGAACATGTGTGACAGCACTAGGGTCTCCTGGCTAAGGCAGGATCATCTCATATCTCAGGGCTCTGAACTTGGCTCAGAGATAGAAGACAGGGAACATGGATCTCACAGAAGGACAACAGGGCAGGAGatgctggaggctggaaggaCAGGGCAGGGAGGATAGGGAGAGACTTGTTGAAGGACACGGAATTGCAGCTGGTCAGGAGGGACatgttctagtgttctatagcaggGGGTCCCAACCCTGGTACCGGAGACCACTACGGCCATGGCCTGTTGGGAATTGGGCTGCACAGCTGGAGGCGAATGGCAGGTGggtgagcattaccgcctgagctccgcctcctgccagATCAGTGGCAGCACTGGATTCTCAGAGGAGCATGAACCCTGCTGTGAACTGTGCGTGTGACGGGTCTATGTCGCTCCTTCTGAGAATCTAGTGTCTGATGATCTGCCACTGTCTCCCCTCACCCCctgatgggaccatctagttgtaggaaaacaagctcaggctcccactgattccacatggtggtgagttgtataattatttcattatatattacaatgtgaTAATGGAaaaaagtgcacaataaatgtaatgcacttgaatcatccccaaaccatcccctcCCCGGTCTATGGAAAAGTCGTCTTCtgcaaaactggtccctggtgccataaaggttggggaccgctctTCTAgatagcactgtaggatgactgtAAATCAGCAAGAATATATGGTTTCACGTTGCTGGAAGGAAGGTATCGAATGTTCCCCACAGAAACAGTccatgtttgaggtgatgggaGTTCTGGGCCCCCCGACCTGACCACTCCACGCTGTCCCTATGGAAACATCACTGGGAACCGTATGGATATGTACAACGATGatgtgtccatttaaaaaatgttcaaggaTCTTAATCAGCAACCTGTAGTCAATCTGCAAAGTGCTTTTTCTCACTATAAGGGCAGATTCACAGCTTCTAGGGATGAGGCTGGGGACATCGTCTGGGGGAGCATCATTTCGCCACCACACCCTCTTTCCCGGTGTTCTGTTGGTTTCTGCCTCTGTCCACCTCTCACTCCTCACTTggcttgtgtgaccttggacgaTCACCCTGTGGGCTGCGGTTTCCTCTTCTGCAAGATGGGGTCATGGTCCGCCCACCCCACAGGGCCACGTGAGGATTATGTGGTTCAAAACAGGTCACGAAGGCTTCCTGAAGGTCAGCCACTGTTTTTATTGGCCATGAGGCAGTATTGAGCTGAACAGTGACGCCTGAATTTCCTCTCAAGCCTGGAAAGCCTGGGATGCCCTGAGGTGGAAGGTTTCACTGCTGTAGGTGGGTTTGACCAGACACTGCTGCGGGACTGAGGCTTCAGGGCCCCCGGGAGTTCCTTAACCATGAAGTTCCCACTGCCCAGCCCCAAGGCGGGTTCAAACCACTGACTTCATGGATATCGTGTAGTTCTAACAAAATAGAAAGCCTCATGTGGCACCCCCGGGGCTTCCAGGCCCTGCTCACTGTGTGCTGTTTGGCTGGCAAGGCGGGGCTCTGGGAAGTCCCTGCTCCCTCGGCCCTTCTTGTGTGGACTGGCCTCCTCTCTCTGGTCATTCAACACTGAGGGACTGCAGGGATGGGCTGAGGGACTGCCCGGGGGGCGGCAGAGGAGGGGCCCCAGCAAGCACAGTGGAATGGCTCTCCCTGCCAAGCACACATGGCACCCAGCACGGCCCCCAGCCTTTCTGCCGCCGGCCCTTTGCTTCCCACTCTCTAGCCGTCCGTCATGGTGGTGGAACCCTGGACTGAAAGGCACAGTGTCTTCTAAAGTCACCAACTTCTTCCTATCTTTCTCCAAAATCAGCATCTTCTCCTGGACAAAGAACATGctttcttccaaaaataaattctgtagaGGAATCTCTGTTGTCACGGGGCGCTCTCAAAGCATGGGCGTCTCCTAGGATGCTCTCACCTGTGGACATGGCTGTTGACAGCCCTGCTGGCCCAGAGCTGTTGAGCAAATCAGGGGCCAAAGTCACCCTAAGCTAAAGAAATggtggtggggagaggcagggcaGACCCTGAAGATATCTGGCAGCTCAGTGAAGATGGCAGGGTAGGGGATGGGGTGGAGTCCAGCTGCCCCAGCCGGTCAGGGGAGAGGGCAGTTTGGAGGAAGGTGCTAGCTCAGCTTCACATGTGCCCAGGTGCAGCTTCCCTTCAGTCTTGGGGCACATCTGGAGGCCGCCGTAAGCGTGGCTGGGAGCCCAGGGGAGGCACCTGGATGGAGGCCTGgaggttgggggaagggagagaacacACATAGAGGAAAGTCAGAGGAATGGGCGCAGGAGCTGAGACAGACGCAGCCCAGAAGCCCAGGGAGACGGTGTTacagggccaggtgcagcaggGGCCAGCAGGCAGAGTGAGGGACAGAGGGACAGCGACCTCAGCACCGCAGTTCTTGGCCAGATgcgggaagagggaagggaagaacgGTGTGATGGAGGAGCTGGGAGTGAGATGGGATCGCCAGGAGCCGCTTCCTCTGGCAGGTGCAAGGCAGCACTGCGTCAGAGGCTGCGATCAGGAGGGAGGGGCCTTCGGCTGCATCcttttgctttcttaattttttttttttttttttttttttgagacagggtctcactctcacccaggctagagtgcagtggctcaatcatagctcactgcagccttgatatcccaggctcaagtgatcctcccacctcagcctcctgagtagctgggatgacaggttcatgccaccatgcccagctatttattttttattttaattaattaattaattttttgagatagggtctcactctgtcgcccaggctggagtgcagtggtacaatctcggctcactgcagcctccgcctcccggctcaagtgattcttctgcctcagcctcccgggtagctgggaccacaggcgcatgccatgatgccctgctaatttttgcatttttagagacaaggtctcactatgttggccaggctggtctcgaactgctgggctcaagtgtcttcccacctcggtctcccaaagtgctgggactacaggcctgagccacatgcctggcctttttattttttttttatttttttttttgagacggagtctcgctctgtcgcccaggctggagtgcagtgaccggatctcagctcactacaagctccgcctcccgggtttacgccattctcctgcctcagcctcccgagtagctgggactacaggcgccgccacctcgcccggctagttttttgtatttttttagtagagacggggtttcaccgggttagccaggatggtctcgatctcctgacctcgtgatccgcccgtctcggcctcccaaagtgctgggattacaggcttgagccaccgcgcccggccggcctttttatttttaatggacacaaggtttcactctgttgcccaggctggagctttatctattttctgttaaaaaaaaagacttcaggaTATTCATGATCTGGGCAGCAGGCTTCAGACAGGGGAGTTGTAGGGGCAGTAGAAGGAAGCTGGGCCGCTTCAGACACGGGAGTTGTAGGGGCAGTAGAAGGAAGCTGGGCCGATTCAGACACAGGAGTTGTAGGGGCAGTAGAAGGAAGCTGGGCTGCTTCCGGAGCTGGAGAGGCGGGACAGGCTTGGGCAGCTGAGCCTGGGCACTTGTCCCCGGGACTCTGAATCTCCCTGTGAGGACTGAGGGGCTGGGCTGCAGGTGGAGCAAACCGTCCTCTCTGTCTGGGGCCTGGACTCTGTATCCAGTAAGCCCCCACTCGGCAGGGAGTGGCAACTCCACGGGGAAATGCCGGATGGTGGGGGCGGCTCTGCCTGCGAGTGACCTCGCTACCACCTCTGACACTCGCCCATCAGGTCCCTGAGAGATGGACTTGCCtgctgggctggggtggggatggcTGCTCCGTTGACCCTCCCTGGGACTGGTACATTCCTGTGGGGACGGCACCAGTGCCAGACTAATGCGTGTTGGGGCCTGGAGAAGGGCTGAGGCTGGGTGTGAGGGCCCCAGGAGGCTGCACCTGTGTCCTGGCCTCTTGTTGGGCTGGCCAGTGGTTCAACCAGAAATGACCCAAAGAAGAGAGCAAAGTGCAGCCAGACCACGTGGAGGGCGTTTATTAGGACTTCCAAGCATGGTCCTAGAATGGCAAACGAGGCACAGCAGCTTCCAAGGAAGCGAGATCACAGGGGCCTGGAATGTGGGAAGTGGTCCAGAAGAGCAGGGGCAGTGGGTGGAGGCAAGTTCACCTGGAGCTTAGCAGGAGCCCCCAGGGCTTAGGGGAGGAGAGGCTGTGCACGCATATCCAAGGAAGATACACATTAGAGCAGCCGAGGGACCAGTAGTGGGAGAGGTGGGGACTCACAGTGGTCCCGGGGGACATGCCTGGCAGCAGCTGGACTTCTGGCctgagcagagggagggagggagtgtcTGGGTGCTggatgggaaggagggagtgaATGTCTGGGTACGGGATGGgaaggagtgagtgagtgagtatcTGGGTGCTGgatgggaaagagggagggagggagtgtcTGGGTACtggatgggaaggagggagggagtgagtgAGTATCTGGGTGCtggatgggaaggagggagggagggagtgtcTGGGTGCtggatgggaaggagggagggagtgagtgAGTATCTGGGTGCtggatgggaaggagggagggagggagtgagtaTCTGGGTGCTggatgggaaggagggagtgagtgagtgagtatcTGGGTGCTggatgggaaggagggagtgagTGTCTGGGTGGGAAGTGAGTGCTggatgggaaggagagagggaagtcAACAAGCTGCAGCCTTGTGTGCGTTCTTTTCATTATAGGC encodes the following:
- the LOC112620525 gene encoding keratin-associated protein 10-12, whose protein sequence is MAMSTMSICSSDLSYGSHVCFPGSCDSWSDSWQVDDCPESCCEPPCCAPSCCAPASCLTLVYTPVSCVSSPCCQAACEPSPCQSGCTSSCTSSCCQQSSCQSACCTSSPCQQACCVPICCKSPVCCKSLCCVPVCSGASTSCCQQSSCQPACCTSSPCQQSCCVPVCCKPVWCVPICSGASSLCCQQSTYQPACCTTSCCRPSSSVSLLCRPVCRPSCCMPVPSCCVPTFSCQPSHCCLASCMSCLCRPVCSAWPAEASAQARSPATDGQVP